A segment of the Granulicella aggregans genome:
GCTGTGGGTTGCGCGATCACTACTCCCGGCGAGGGCAGCGTGTTTGCGAACTTGTTATAGCCATAGACGCGCGCGACCTCTTCGATCAGGTCGATCTCGCGTTCCAGATCGAGTCGCCAGCTTGGGAGGCTCGCGGCAAAGAGGTCGTCGGTTTGTGGTTCAAGCTTGCAGCCAAGCGAGGATAGATACTGTGCGACGATCTCCCGGGTGATGCCTTCGGGCGCAAGTGTCGTACCAAGATGCCGCTGCACTTCTTTCACCGAGAGCGAGATCGCTGGCCGCGATGCGGTCTTTGCAGCAATCTCCGGGACGACGATGTCAACGAGCGCACCCTCAACATATCCGCCCGACGCAAGGATTAGCTTGGAGACCAGGCCATTCGCGATGGGCGCAGCGTTGAAGTCCGCGCCACGCTCGAATCTGTGGCTGGCATCCGTATGCAGTCCGTGACGACGCGAGCTGCGGCGAATGCTCGCGGGATCGAACCACGCCGCCTCGACGAGAATGTTCTTCGTCTCCGGCGTAATCATCGAATCCCACCCGCCCATCACGCCGGCCAGCCCGAGCGCTTTGCGCTCATCGGCGACGACGAGGTCGTCAGCTTCCAGCGTGCGCTCCGTGCCGTCCAGCAGCTTGAGCTTCTCGCCCTGCCTCGCCAGGCGAACCACGATGCCGCCCTCGATCTTATCGAGGTCGAACGCATGGGTAGGATGTCCCATGCCCAGCAGGACAAAATTGCTCGCGTCCACTGCATTCGAGATCTGCTTCTGCTCCAGCAGAGAAAACATCTCCGCGACTACGCCTGTGCTGGGCAATATCGTCACATCGCGCAGGACTTGCGCGGTGAATCGCCCGCATAGACCGGGCTCTTCGATGCGGACCGGGAACGCTGCCGCGCTCTTCGCGGCAGGCAAAGCGGCATCCAGCGAAGCTAGAGGGAGATCGTAGATCGTCGCGGCCTCTCGCGCGATGCCGTAATGGTTCATCGCGTCGACGCGGTTGGTCGTGATGTCCATCTCGAAGAGATGCCCGTTGCCCTCGCCCAGCGAGTGCACGCCTTCTACGGCAATGCCGCGCAGGGTCAGGTCTTCAGCAAGCTGCGTGTCATCCACTTCAGTCGGAATGTTCGGTACATAGGAGCGGAGCCACTTGGTAAGAATGTTCATAGTTGTTTCGCTTATCTAAATCCATGGAGCTTCAAACAGAATTCGGGGATTCTTCGCTGCGCTCAGAATGACGGCAGCATCAGGGGTGGACTATGCGAATTGTTCCAGGAAGCGCATATCGCCACTATAGAAGTGTCCGATATCAGAGACGCCGTGCTGGATCATCGCGATGCGCTCGACGCCCATGCCGAAGGCGAAGCCGCTGATCTTCGCTGGGTCGTACGCGGGCTCGGTCTCTCCTGCCAAGGCACGCTGTTCGTTGACCGCGGCAAACACCGCCGGATCGACCATGCCGCAGCCCAGCAGTTCAATCCATCCCGAGTGCTTGCACTTTCGGCAGCCTTTGCCACCGCAGAAGATGCAGCTGATCTGCACGTCTGCGCTCGGCTCCGTGAACGGGAAGAAGCTGGGGAAGAATCGCGTCTTTACAGCCGATCCAAAGAGCGCCTTCATCGCATGATCGAGCGTGCCCTTCAGGTCGGAGAAGGTGATGTTGGTATCCACGCAGAGGCCTTCGACCTGGTGAAAGATCGGCGAGTGGGTCGCGTCCGCTGCATCGTTGCGATGCACCTTGCCCGGAATCACGATCCGCACCGGTGGAGCCTGCTCCACCATGGTGCGAATCTGCACCGGGCTGGTGTGTGTCCGCATCAGCAGCCGCTCGCGTGCGGGCTTCGATTGCTGGTTCGCGATGATCAGCGTGTCCTGCGTATCACGCGCCGGATGGTTCGGCGGAAAGTTCAGCGCTTCGAAGTTGTAGAAGTCCGTCTCCACCTGCGGCCCAGTGTTGGTGCCGAAGCCGAGATGATTGAAGACCTGGACAATCTCATGCATAGTCTTCAGAAGCGGGTGCTCCACACCCGGAGCGCGTACCGCTCCCGGCAAGGTGATGTCGATGCCGCGAATCTGTGCCGTAGCCGCAGCGGGAGCTTCCAGCGCCGCCTCGATCTGCTGCTTCAGCTGGTTGAACCGGATGCCCAGCGGCTTGCGCGCCTCTGCGGGCGCGGACTTCAGCCACGCCTCGCTGATCGTCTTCAGCCGGCCCTGCTTGCGGCCCAGCCAGTGCAGCCGGAAGGCTTCGGCGTCCATACCTGCCACATCGGCGGTCACCTCGGCCATCACACCTTGGAAGGCCTGGTCGAGCGTCGCATCGTCATAATTTTCTAGGAGGTTTACAGCGTCACTCATGCACTACTAAGGGTAAATGATCCAGCAAGAACCTGTGTCCTGCCGGACAGGTGCCCTACGCGGGCGGCGGGCGCTACGCGCCTTTTTTAACGCTTCGCATGGCCCTCCCGTCGGTCGGGATCAAACACTTCTTGCGACCAACGGGAGCACCACGCGAAGCGGTATACAAGTCACGAAGTGACCGCCCCGCGCGCAGCGGGCCGGTCCGGCAGGACATATCTTCTCCCAAAAAGCGAATGCCTCGTGCTTGAAAGCACGAGGCATTTCGCTTTGGAGCTTTTTACTTCTGGTCAGCTTCGACATCGATCGTGAACTTTACTTCGTCGCCGAGGATCGGCTCCGAGAACTTCGATCCAAAGCCGAAGTCGCTGCGCTTGATCGTTCCGGTCGCGGAGAAGCCCGTCACGAGGCCGCCCTGCATACCCTTTACCGGGGCCGTCGGGCCGTCTACATCGAGCGTCACGGACTTGGTCACGCCAGCCAGCGTCAGGTCGCCGATAACCTTCAGCTTGCCATCAGCGCGAACCACCGATGTCGATTTGAACGTCAGCGTCGGGAACTTCTCGACGTTGAAGAAGTCCGGCGACTTCAGGTGCTTGTCGCGAGCTTCGTTGTTCGTGCTCACCGTGGTAGCGTCGATGGTCGCGGTGACGCTGGCCTTGGAAAGATCCTTCTCATCCCAGGTCACAACTCCGGTGACGCCGCTGATCGAGCCACGGACAGTGCTGACTGCAGCGTGACGAATCTGGAAGTTCACCTCGCTGTGGTTCTTGTCGATGGTCCAGGTAGAGGTCTGGGCAAACGCGGTCGTTGCTGAAAGAACAACGCCTGCGACGAGTGCGATAAAGTTGCGACGGTTCATGGGAGTGTCCTCGTAAGAAACCTGTGACTGTTACGTTTCGTCCTGGCGACCAGCAAACATACTGGTGCCGCTTCAGCCAAACTCACCGCACTCGGTTTATTGCAGGTCGAACAGGAGTATCTCACTCTTCGGTGTACCCTGTGCGGCAATCTTCAACACCTCTTCGGAGTCCACAGCAACCGCGTCGCCGGTGGAGAGCTTTTCGCCGTTCACCGAGACCTCGCCATGGATCACATGCAGCCACGCATGACGGTCCGCGCCAAGCTCGTAGCTCAACTCCTTGCCCGCCTCCAGCTCCGCGACCGAAACCTTTGCGTCCTGATTCAGCGTCGCCGCTCCCGGCGTCGGTACAGACGAAGCCAGCACCTTGAACTTGTTCTGCTTCTCCTCCGCCTCGAACTTCAACTGCTCATAGGCAGGTGCGGTGCCGCGATTCTTCGGCTCAATCCAGATCTGCAGAAAGTGCACCGGCTCTGTATCGGAACCGTTGAACTCGCTATGAACGACGCCGCTGCCTGCGGACATCTTCTGGATCTCGTTCGGCCCCAGCAGTTCGGTGTGGCCCATGCTGTCCTTGTGCGCCAGCTTGCCGCTCAGCACGTAGCTTAGGATCTCCATGTCGCGGTGCGCGTGCGCTCCGAAGCCGCGGCCCTGGGCTACGCGGTCCTCGTTGATGACGCGCAGCGAACGATATCCCATGTGCTTCTCGTCATAGTAGTTGGCGAAAGAAAACGTGTGGTGCGAATCCAGCCAGCCATGATCGGCATGGCCCCGTTCGTTGCTCTTGCGAATCGTAAGCATCTTACTTCCTTCCTTTCACTGCTTTCACTTTGCTGCCCGTTGCGAAGCGGCACGCATCAAGCTACCTTGCCGCCATGGCCCGGCAGCGGTGGCGTTGCCGCCTGCGCCGCGAAGCCAATCTTCTTCAAAGCCACGTACAAAACCTTGCGCTCTTCCTGCGAGATCCCGGTCGAGATGCTCTCAAGATCGTCCACATGCTGCGCGAATAGCTCCTCGATGAACCGTCTGCCGTCGCAGGTCAGGTCGACCAGCCGGACCCGCCTGTCCTCAGCACTCAAGCTGCGGTGCACCAGATTGCGCTCCTCAAGCCGGTCGATCGCTGAGGTCATCGATGCGCTAGCCAGAAGCACTTTTTCGCCGATAGCCGAGATCGTCATCGGCCCCTTGTGTAGCAACGCCTCCAGGATCATGAAATCCGTCAGGCAGAAGCCCTTCAGCCCCATCGACCGCTCAATGAAGGTGCCCACCGAGGCCGAAGCCCGCGCCAACACCAGCCACAACCTGGCAGCGGTGATCTCTTCTCCGCCTGCTGCTCCGGTCTGTGCCGCTTGAGATCGCATCGCTCAACTCCTACGACATAAGATATCTCGACATAGAGATAAGATTCAAAACGTGTAGAAGTTCAGAAAAGTCACCAAATCAGGGCTCCCGATAGCCGCCCCAGCGACTTCATGGTGTCGGCCAGAAGATCACCGGGCTCTCCGAGCGCTTCGGGCAGTCCTACCAGGATCCCAGCCTCCTGTAGTGCGCCCTCGACCAGCGCCTGCGCCGCTGTCGGCTCGCCAGCTGGACCGGCTTCGGTGAACACCCACGCACGTTTGCCATCCAGCCCACCCTCCGAAAGCAACTCCAGCAGCGGCCCCAGCTCGTCCGCAACTGGCTCCGCGTGCTCCAGTCCGACCACGATCGTCTGCGCCCACTCCAGGTCCGCCCGCTTGATCGTTCCGTAGGACTGGTGACCCACCTCGGGCGCTCCCGGCGCGGCCAGCCGCCGCAGCCGGATCAGCCCCTCGGCTTCGACCGCTCCCACAGCCACCGCAAGGGCAAGCCGTTCGATCGGCTGCGTATTCGATTGAAAGACGATCAGTACGTGACTCATATGCACACGAGTCTATCCTGCCCAAAACGAAAAAGGCCCGGCGCACAAAGCACCGGGCCTTCTCTGTTGCTTTGAACGGATGACTTAAACCACCGTCAGCGTCACGTCCACATTATTGCGCGTAGCGTTCGAGTACGGGCAGATGACATGCGCGGCATGCACCATCTCTACGGCCTTGGCATGGTCCACACCGCCAACATGCACCTCAAGCGTGACCGCAATGCCGAAGCCCTTTGCTCCATTCGCTAGCGGCCCAAAGGATACCGACGAGTTGATCGAGGTCGCTGGATCCAGCCGCTCCTTCGCTTCGCCCGCGACAACCTTCAGCGCCCCCAGGAAGCACGCCGCGTAGCCTACTGCGAACAACTGCTCGGGGTTGGTGCCCTCGCCAGTGCCGCCCATCTCCTTCGGGAGCTGCAGCTTTACATCAAGCTTGCCGTCGTCTGTCTTTCCGACTCCATCACGCCCGCCGCTTACGGTTGCATGTGCTGTATACACTGCCTTCTCAATTGCCATGGTGTCTCTTTCCTTTCCTGGTTACGGAACTGGGTTACTGGTGTTCGATGCGCATTTACCGCGTTC
Coding sequences within it:
- a CDS encoding YceI family protein; the encoded protein is MNRRNFIALVAGVVLSATTAFAQTSTWTIDKNHSEVNFQIRHAAVSTVRGSISGVTGVVTWDEKDLSKASVTATIDATTVSTNNEARDKHLKSPDFFNVEKFPTLTFKSTSVVRADGKLKVIGDLTLAGVTKSVTLDVDGPTAPVKGMQGGLVTGFSATGTIKRSDFGFGSKFSEPILGDEVKFTIDVEADQK
- the pheT gene encoding phenylalanine--tRNA ligase subunit beta — translated: MNILTKWLRSYVPNIPTEVDDTQLAEDLTLRGIAVEGVHSLGEGNGHLFEMDITTNRVDAMNHYGIAREAATIYDLPLASLDAALPAAKSAAAFPVRIEEPGLCGRFTAQVLRDVTILPSTGVVAEMFSLLEQKQISNAVDASNFVLLGMGHPTHAFDLDKIEGGIVVRLARQGEKLKLLDGTERTLEADDLVVADERKALGLAGVMGGWDSMITPETKNILVEAAWFDPASIRRSSRRHGLHTDASHRFERGADFNAAPIANGLVSKLILASGGYVEGALVDIVVPEIAAKTASRPAISLSVKEVQRHLGTTLAPEGITREIVAQYLSSLGCKLEPQTDDLFAASLPSWRLDLEREIDLIEEVARVYGYNKFANTLPSPGVVIAQPTAAAEAAVRARLLALGFSESISSTFASQAESDLFFAGTESKGTITMENPLSDEATLLRPSLVPGMVTMLANNLNRDVREVRLFEQGQVFSGSTERVHEAASLSLGLTGAAQASALYPAADAGFYELKGAVESLLSLFDRGGDHAAVKIVAETPKWLEPGRSASLLLGDKVVATFGELTSAEREARKLRQPVFLAEVDLAYLYTLPLKNVMARELSRYQAVERDFSVLLPDTMQWQTIAAAIEALAIPEMTKLAPVEVFRDAKGKAVAAGQYALLLRCIFQSNDRTLREEELTNWSSAIVAALTGLGGVLRDGHQGS
- a CDS encoding MarR family winged helix-turn-helix transcriptional regulator, with protein sequence MRSQAAQTGAAGGEEITAARLWLVLARASASVGTFIERSMGLKGFCLTDFMILEALLHKGPMTISAIGEKVLLASASMTSAIDRLEERNLVHRSLSAEDRRVRLVDLTCDGRRFIEELFAQHVDDLESISTGISQEERKVLYVALKKIGFAAQAATPPLPGHGGKVA
- a CDS encoding organic hydroperoxide resistance protein translates to MAIEKAVYTAHATVSGGRDGVGKTDDGKLDVKLQLPKEMGGTGEGTNPEQLFAVGYAACFLGALKVVAGEAKERLDPATSINSSVSFGPLANGAKGFGIAVTLEVHVGGVDHAKAVEMVHAAHVICPYSNATRNNVDVTLTVV
- a CDS encoding pirin family protein — translated: MLTIRKSNERGHADHGWLDSHHTFSFANYYDEKHMGYRSLRVINEDRVAQGRGFGAHAHRDMEILSYVLSGKLAHKDSMGHTELLGPNEIQKMSAGSGVVHSEFNGSDTEPVHFLQIWIEPKNRGTAPAYEQLKFEAEEKQNKFKVLASSVPTPGAATLNQDAKVSVAELEAGKELSYELGADRHAWLHVIHGEVSVNGEKLSTGDAVAVDSEEVLKIAAQGTPKSEILLFDLQ
- the pheS gene encoding phenylalanine--tRNA ligase subunit alpha is translated as MSDAVNLLENYDDATLDQAFQGVMAEVTADVAGMDAEAFRLHWLGRKQGRLKTISEAWLKSAPAEARKPLGIRFNQLKQQIEAALEAPAAATAQIRGIDITLPGAVRAPGVEHPLLKTMHEIVQVFNHLGFGTNTGPQVETDFYNFEALNFPPNHPARDTQDTLIIANQQSKPARERLLMRTHTSPVQIRTMVEQAPPVRIVIPGKVHRNDAADATHSPIFHQVEGLCVDTNITFSDLKGTLDHAMKALFGSAVKTRFFPSFFPFTEPSADVQISCIFCGGKGCRKCKHSGWIELLGCGMVDPAVFAAVNEQRALAGETEPAYDPAKISGFAFGMGVERIAMIQHGVSDIGHFYSGDMRFLEQFA